A single region of the Brienomyrus brachyistius isolate T26 chromosome 10, BBRACH_0.4, whole genome shotgun sequence genome encodes:
- the trpc7b gene encoding short transient receptor potential channel 7b gives MHRRHTTLREKGRRQAVRGPAYMFNERGTSLTAEEERFLDAAEYGNIPVVRKMLDESKTLNVNCVDYMGQNALQLAVANEHLEVTELLLLKEGLARVGDALLLAISKGYVRIVEAILGHPAFAGGLERELHNDDFYAYDEDGTRFSHDVTPLVLAAQCQEYEIVHILLVRGARIEKPHDYFCKCAECGARQRRDPFSHSRSRMNAYKGLASPAYLALSSPDPVLTALELSNELARLANIETEFKNDYRKLSMQCKDFVVGVLDLCRDTEEVEAILNGDVDQAPPGDHHRPCLSRVKLAIKYEVKKFVAHPNCQQQLLTIWYENLSGLRQQSIGVKCWTVLGVTVGLPFLAIAYWIMPCSKLGQILRSPFMKFVAHAVSFTIFLGLLVLNASDRFEGIKTLPNETVTDHPRQIFRVKTTQFSWTEMLIMKWVLGMIWSECKEIWADGPREYVMHLWNVLDFGMLSIFVASFTARLMAFLKASKAQLYVDLHVPNNDLSNASLPADVAYFTYARNRWRPSDPQLISEGLYAIAVVLSFSRIAYILPANESFGPLQISLGRTVKDIFKFMVIFILVFVAFMIGMFNLYSYYLGAKYNPAFTTVEESFKTLFWSIFGLSEVISVVLKYDHKFIENIGYVLYGVYNVTMVVVLLNMLIAMINNSYQEIEEDADVEWKFARSKLWLSYFDEGRTLPPPFNLVPSPKSFYYLVLRCKQCVVHLCKTKARSHDSEVEMGMLKSRTKGRFRMYPRGRDELTLKKPIAHPTRYQKIMKRLIKRYVLRAQVDRENDEVNEGELKEIKQDISSLRYELLEEKSQATGELASLIQQLSDKFGKDPKLP, from the exons ATGCACCGTCGCCACACCACCCTGCGTGAGAAGGGTCGTCGGCAGGCAGTCCGTGGGCCGGCCTACATGTTCAATGAGCGCGGCACCAGCCTGACCGCTGAGGAGGAGCGCTTCCTGGATGCCGCTGAGTACGGCAACATCCCCGTGGTGCGCaagatgctggatgagtctaaGACACTCAACGTCAATTGTGTGGACTACATGGGCCAGAATGCATTGCAGTTGGCGGTGGCCAATGAGCACCTGGAGGTGACAGAACTGCTGCTGCTAAAGGAGGGCCTGGCCCGTGTGGGTGATGCCCTCCTCCTCGCCATCAGCAAGGGCTATGTACGCATCGTGGAGGCCATCTTGGGCCACCCGGCCTTCGCGGGGGGGCTGGAGCGCGAGCTACACAACGACGACTTCTACGCCTACGATGAGGACGGCACACGCTTCTCGCATGACGTGACTCCGCTGGTGCTGGCTGCGCAGTGCCAGGAGTATGAGATTGTGCACATCCTGCTGGTGAGGGGTGCACGCATCGAGAAGCCTCACGACTATTTTTGCAAGTGCGCGGAATGTGGTGCACGGCAGCGGCGTGACCCCTTCAGCCACTCGCGCTCCCGCATGAATGCTTACAAAGGCCTGGCTAGCCCTGCCTACCTCGCCCTGTCTAGTCCAGACCCCGTTCTCACCGCCCTGGAGCTCAGCAATGAACTGGCTCGGCTTGCAAACATCGAGACCGAGTTCAAG AATGATTACCGGAAGCTGTCCATGCAGTGCAAGGACTTTGTGGTGGGGGTGCTGGATCTGTGCCGGGACACGGAGGAGGTGGAGGCCATACTGAATGGGGACGTGGACCAGGCCCCCCCGGGTGATCATCACCGCCCCTGCCTGAGCCGTGTTAAGCTGGCCATCAAGTACGAGGTCAAGAAG TTTGTAGCCCATCCCAACTGCCAGCAGCAGCTTCTCACCATCTGGTATGAGAACCTGTCAGGGCTCCGTCAGCAGTCCATCGGTGTGAAATGCTGGACTGTGCTGGGAGTGACTGTGGGGCTCCCCTTTCTGGCCATTGCTTACTGGATCATGCCTTGCAGCAAG CTGGGGCAGATACTCCGCAGTCCCTTCATGAAGTTCGTGGCCCACGCTGTGTCCTTCACTATCTTCCTGGGCCTTCTTGTGCTCAATGCCTCAGACCGCTTTGAGGGTATCAAGACCCTCCCCAACGAGACCGTCACTGACCACCCCCGGCAGATCTTCCGGGTGAAGACCACTCAGTTCTCCTGGACTGAGATGCTCATCATGAAGTGGGTCCTTG GTATGATCTGGTCGGAGTGCAAGGAAATCTGGGCAGACGGGCCTCGAGAATATGTGATGCACCTGTGGAACGTGCTGGACTTTGGCATGCTCTCCATCTTCGTGGCGTCCTTCACAGCTCGTCTCATGGCCTTCCTGAAGGCCTCGAAGGCCCAGCTATATGTGGACCTGCATGTGCCCAACAATGACCTTAGCAATGCCTCCCTGCCAGCTGACGTGGCCTACTTCACCTACG CCAGGAACAGATGGAGACCCTCTGATCCTCAACTTATATCCGAGGGCCTCTACGCCATTGCGGTGGTGCTCAGCTTCTCCCGCATCGCCTACATCCTGCCCGCCAACGAGAGCTTCGGCCCGCTGCAGATCTCCCTGGGTCGCACCGTCAAGGACATCTTCAAGTTCATGGTCATCTTCATCCTGGTGTTTGTGGCCTTCATGATCGGCATGTTCAATCTCTACTCCTACTACCTGGGAGCCAAATATAACCCTGCCTTCACCAC AGTGGAGGAGAGCTTTAAGACCTTGTTCTGGTCCATCTTCGGCCTGTCTGAAGTAATCTCGGTGGTCCTGAAGTATGACCACAAGTTTATTGAGAACATTGGCTATGTGCTCTATGGAGTCTACAACGTGACTATGGTGGTTGTCCTCCTCAACATGTTGATCGCTATGATCAATAACTCCTACCAGGAGATTGAG GAAGATGCTGATGTGGAGTGGAAGTTTGCCCGCTCTAAGCTGTGGCTGTCCTACTTTGACGAGGGTCGCACCCTCCCACCCCCTTTCAACCTGGTTCCCAGTCCCAAGTCCTTTTACTATCTGGTGCTGCGgtgtaagcagtgtgtggtgcaCCTGTGTAAGACCAAAGCTAGGAGCCACGATAGCGAAGTGGAGATGGGCATGCTTAAGTCACGCACCAAG GGTCGATTCCGAATGTACCCCAGAGGCAGGGATGAATTAACGCTGAAAAAGCCAATTGCACACCCAACTCGATACCAG AAAATCATGAAGCGGCTCATTAAGCGTTACGTGCTGAGGGCCCAGGTGGACAGAGAGAATGACGAAGTCAACGAAG GTGAGCTGAAGGAGATCAAGCAAGACATCTCCAGCCTCCGCTATGAGCTCCTGGAGGAGAAGTCCCAGGCCACAGGGGAACTGGCCAGCCTCATTCAGCAGCTTAGCGACAAGTTTGGGAAGGATCCCAAGCTGCCCTGA